The Nocardia vinacea genome contains the following window.
TCTGCGCCGGTGGCGATTTGGACTGGATCGCGGGGGAGACACCGGTGACGAGGGAAACCACGTTTTTCGAGGCAAAAAAGATTGTTGATGATCTGTTGAATGTGCCTCAGCCGGTGATCGCGGCGGTCAATGGTGCCGCGGCGGGTTATGGCTTCACGATGGCGTTGATGAGCGATTTCAGCATCGTGGCCGAGGAGGCCCGGTTGTCGGATCCGCATGTGGCGATCGGTCTTGTCGCCGGCGACGGCGGGGCGATGATGTGGCCGATTCTGGTCGGCATGGCACGTGCCAAGCGGTATCTGCTCACCGGCGACCCGGTGGTGGGCCGGGTGGCCGCGGAATGGGGGCTGATCACCGAGGCGTGTCCGGTGGACGAGGTTGTGCCGCGGGCAATGGAGTTGGCCGAGCGGATGGCCGGCTCGCCGTATGTTGCGGTGCAAGGCACGAAGAAGGCGCTCAACGCGATCTTGCACATGCTGTCGAGCGTGACGCTGGATCTGGGTTTTCAGGCCGAGCGCGTGTCCGCGGTGTCGCCCGACCACCAGCGTTTGCTCAACGAGGCGCTCGAGGCTCGGGCCCGCCGACGCGCGGCAGCTTCGGTCAAGCAATGAACGCACCAGAGCAGTTGCCGCTGCCCGGACTCATGATGGACGTCGACCTGAACGTCGCGCTGCTGCTGCGGCGTATGCGCACCATCCATCACGGGTCGAGAGTGATCTCGAGGTCGGCGAGGTGCCCTGGCGGGCCTGCACAGTCGAGCACCTTCTGCGAGGTGCTGGATCGTTCGGAGCGACTCGCGGCGGCGTTGGTGCAGTTGGGCGTGAAGCCAGGGGATCGGGTCGGCAGTCTGGCGTGGAACACGCGGGAGCACCTCGAGATCTACTACGCGGTGATGGGTATGGGGGCGGTATTGCACACGGCCAACCCGCGCTTGCATGAGGACCAGCTGGTGTACACGATCAACCACGCGCACGACGCCGTGCTGATCGTCGAGTCCACTTTCCGAGCGCAGATTGATCGTCTGCGACACCGGATGCCGCACCTGCGGTACGTCGTGGTCATCGGTGCGGCCGCCGATGACCTCGCTCCCGGCGAGGCCGGTTTCGAGGACCTGATCGCGCAGGTGGGCATTCCGATGTCGCCGGTTGACGTCGATGAGCGGGCCGCTGCGGCTCTCTGCTACACCTCCGGTACGACGGGGAACCCGAAGGGCGTCCTGTACTCCCATCGGTCGATCGTGCTGCATGCCTTGTCCATGGCAGGCCGTGATGTCTTCCGGATCGGTAACGGGGACGTCGTCCTCGGCCTGGTCCCGCTCTTCCATGCGCTGGGATGGGGCCTGCCCTTCATCTGTGGCCTCACCGGCGCCGACATGGTCTTGCCCGGGCCGAACCTCGCCCCCGAGGCGGTCGCCGAGCTGATCTCCGAGCATCGCGTGACCTGGGCCGGCGGGGTCCCCACGGTGTGGATGGACCTGCTGCGGGTCGTCCAGGAGCGCGCATCGGCAGGTGCACCGGTCGACCTGTCGAGTCTGCAGACAATCGTCGGCGGCGGGACCGCGGTTCCGGAAGCACTCATGCGCGCCTACGGCGCCCTCGGGATCGGCTTCGTTCAGGGGTGGGGTATGACCGAGGTCTTCCCGGGAGCCACCATGGTCGCGCCGGCTGCCATGGTCGACACCGACGCGGGGTGGCGGGCGCGCGCATCGGCGGGACGCATCTCGCCCCTGTACGAGATGCGTGCGGTCGCCGACGACGGCACGGAGCTGCCCCGAGATGGAATCACCATGGGCGAGTTGGAGATTCGTGGACCCATGGTCGCCGGCTCGTATCTCGGCCCGGATGTCGGCGCGGACAAGTTTCATGACGGCTGGTTGCGGACCGGGGACGTCGGGACCATCGATGCGAACGGGTGGGTACGGATCACCGATCGGCTCAAGGACGCGATCAAGTCCGGCGGCGAGTGGATCAGTTCGTTGGACCTGGAGTCGGAGCTGATGGCTCACCCGTCGGTTTACGAGGCCGCCGTCGTCGGACGGCCGGATGACCGTTGGGGCGAGCGCCCTGCCGCGTTTGTCGTGACCGACGGAGCGGTCGGCGCCGACGAGCTACGCGACTACCTGACGGATCGCGTTGCGAAGTGGTGGATCCCGGAAGAATTCCGTCTTGTCGAAAGCATTCCGCGGAACAGCACAGGAAAATTCGACAAGAAGATTCTGCGAGAAACGCTCGAGAATTTGGCGTAGCCCGCTGAAAACAAGCCCGTAGAAGTTGAAAACTCGGGAAACCCCACAGGAGATGGCCGGAATGACAGTACTCGATGACTACCGCGACAAGTACAAGAACTTCAAGTTCTCGCGCGATGAGAATGGCATCCTCGAGATGCAACTCCAAACCGACGGCGACTCGTTGCAGCTGTTGGTTCCCGCGCACCGTGAATTGACCCAAGCTTTCCGGGAGATCGCGCTCGATCGCGGAAACCGCGTCGTGATCATCACTGGAACCGGAGAAGAGTTCATCGGTCCGCGGCCGACGGCCGACAGTGGCCAAATCATGACGGTGATCCCTGATTTTTCTCAGGAGTATTCCGTCTGGGAGCAGGATGCATGGACGGACCACCGGGAACTGGTCAGCGCCCTGCTGGACATTCAGGTCCCAGTGATCGCGGCAGTGAACGGCCCTGCACGCCGACACTGCGAGATCCCGTTGTTCTCCGACATCATCATCGCCTCGGACACCGCTTCGTTCGAAGACTCGGGACATTTCGAGTTCGAGGATATGGCACCGGGCGACGGCTCCCACATCTGGACGACCATGCTGCTCGGAATCAACCGCGCGCGCTCCTACATGCTCTCCGGTGAGGCCATCACGGCCGAGGAAGCTCTTCGCTGGGGCCTCGTCAAAGAGGTTGTTCCCCAGGATCAGGTGCTCGATCGCGCACGCGAGATTGCGCGGGGCGTTGCCGCGAAATCGGATACGACGCTTCGCTTCACCCGTGCCCTCATGGTCCAGCCCCTCAAGAAGCAGGTTCTCGAACTTTTGGGACTGGGGCTTGCCTACGAGGCCTTCGGCGCACTCGGCAAGCGCGCCTGACAGCAGTCGATCGCCGCGACCCCGATTTCGGACCGAACTCGCCTGCGGTGCGCTTCGCGAAGTGGGCCCAAGGAGTCGGTGATCCCGATTCCGGAAGGTGAGCAGGTCCGTCTTGCGATGAGCACCTCCTGATCCGGTGAGTCAGTCACAAGTCGAATCCATTATCAGGAGGTGCTCATCGTGCAACGCATTC
Protein-coding sequences here:
- a CDS encoding long-chain-fatty-acid--CoA ligase; protein product: MNAPEQLPLPGLMMDVDLNVALLLRRMRTIHHGSRVISRSARCPGGPAQSSTFCEVLDRSERLAAALVQLGVKPGDRVGSLAWNTREHLEIYYAVMGMGAVLHTANPRLHEDQLVYTINHAHDAVLIVESTFRAQIDRLRHRMPHLRYVVVIGAAADDLAPGEAGFEDLIAQVGIPMSPVDVDERAAAALCYTSGTTGNPKGVLYSHRSIVLHALSMAGRDVFRIGNGDVVLGLVPLFHALGWGLPFICGLTGADMVLPGPNLAPEAVAELISEHRVTWAGGVPTVWMDLLRVVQERASAGAPVDLSSLQTIVGGGTAVPEALMRAYGALGIGFVQGWGMTEVFPGATMVAPAAMVDTDAGWRARASAGRISPLYEMRAVADDGTELPRDGITMGELEIRGPMVAGSYLGPDVGADKFHDGWLRTGDVGTIDANGWVRITDRLKDAIKSGGEWISSLDLESELMAHPSVYEAAVVGRPDDRWGERPAAFVVTDGAVGADELRDYLTDRVAKWWIPEEFRLVESIPRNSTGKFDKKILRETLENLA
- a CDS encoding enoyl-CoA hydratase/isomerase family protein — translated: MYEKYRTMAFDLSSTGVLTVTFLLAEKLNAIDAEFHRELSTVFADIGMDRRVRAVVLTGSGRAFCAGGDLDWIAGETPVTRETTFFEAKKIVDDLLNVPQPVIAAVNGAAAGYGFTMALMSDFSIVAEEARLSDPHVAIGLVAGDGGAMMWPILVGMARAKRYLLTGDPVVGRVAAEWGLITEACPVDEVVPRAMELAERMAGSPYVAVQGTKKALNAILHMLSSVTLDLGFQAERVSAVSPDHQRLLNEALEARARRRAAASVKQ
- a CDS encoding enoyl-CoA hydratase/isomerase family protein, translating into MTVLDDYRDKYKNFKFSRDENGILEMQLQTDGDSLQLLVPAHRELTQAFREIALDRGNRVVIITGTGEEFIGPRPTADSGQIMTVIPDFSQEYSVWEQDAWTDHRELVSALLDIQVPVIAAVNGPARRHCEIPLFSDIIIASDTASFEDSGHFEFEDMAPGDGSHIWTTMLLGINRARSYMLSGEAITAEEALRWGLVKEVVPQDQVLDRAREIARGVAAKSDTTLRFTRALMVQPLKKQVLELLGLGLAYEAFGALGKRA